The Chroicocephalus ridibundus chromosome 3, bChrRid1.1, whole genome shotgun sequence genome includes the window TAGTGCAGatggagaggagggcagggggacaTCGCTCTAGGTAGCCGGTGACGAGGGGTTCCTGTCCTCTCGTCTCCCCGTGTTACGGTGCAAAACAGCCCTCCAGAGAGACGGGGATGACTCTGCCCTGTCGCTGCCTTGAGGAAGAAGTGTTGCGTGAAGGGCCAGTGGTGGGGGCTTTGGGCACTTCCCAGCAGGGGAATGTGCTTGTCACAGGGTGGGATACTTTGTCCTGCTGTTCGTGACAGCTGCCTCCTCTTCTCTCACCTGCTGCAGGAACTTGTGGAGTGCTGCTAAGGAAGGTGAATGGGACAGCCATTGTGCAGCTGCCCTCCAAGAGGCATATGCAGGTAGAGAAGCCGTGCTCTCCCCGACCTGATGGCCTGGGCACGCAGCCGTGCATCCCCAGGGAGGCTTGCAGCTCTTCTCTGTCCCCCAGGTGCTGGAGACCTGTGTGGCCACGGTGGGCCGTGTGTCCAACGTCGACCACAACAAGCGGGTGATCGGGAAGGCAGGCCGGAACCGCTGGCTGGGCAAGCGGCCGCACACGGGCTTGTGGCATCGCAAGGGCGGCTGGGCCGGGCGCAAGATCAGGCCTCTCCCGCCCATGAAGAGCTATGTCAACCTGCCACGGGTCACAACACAGGAGTgatgctggggttggggggggggggcgcgcaaTAAAGCGTTCTCCGTGCCACCGCTGTTGCCTCGCTGATGACTTTTCTGCTCGGTGCTTTCCCCACGGGACGCGTTCGGCTGTGTTCAGCccctggcaggagccaggctgccgGGAGAGATGAGTGCGGGGCTGTGGGCTGCCCAAGGCTTCGgcgtggggtgggtgggggtctcGGTGGGGTCAAACAGAGCCAGGCACAAGCCTGACAGCGGCATAGCCGGGCTGCTTCCCCCACCCTCAGCTTGCGGAGCACTGAAGGCAAGTGGCCAGGAAGGTGGCTGCCAGCCAGGACGACCTGCCTGGGGAGCGCAGACCCgggtgccccacagccccgctcatgccctcgctgctccccagccccacttctgccgccgctgccccctccccacgctgccccccTGGTCCTACACCGTCCCCGGTGCCCCATAGAGCCCCCGGTGCGGCGCCGGCTCCTGACCTGCCCCAGCTCCGCGCTGTGCCGCCCGACCCGTGGCAGCCAGCCGGGGCCGTGCCTCTGGCGGGGGAATCTTGGCCCCGCGCGGCTCCCGTccgtcgggggggggggggggggggggggggccgccgcgcatgcgcacaCGCCAACCCGGAAGCGGCGCGGGAGCGGTGTTGGAGGTaacgcggcgcggcccggccccgccggtgGGAACGGAACGGGCCGGGTCGGGCCAGCGCCTCGAGCGGGGCGGTCCCGGGTCTGTGCTTTTTGCGGAGGCTTCGGTACCGGAGCGCCGAGGTGAGGCAGCCCgacccggcggcggggggctgcggcggctggGCCGGATCAGGCGCTCCTCGGTGCGCTGTGAGCTCTCGCTTGGCTCACGCTTGGAAGCAGCTTTATTCCAGGCCGGCCCACCCCCCGGTAACGGTGGTGCCGTGCCGCCCGCCTTTAGCGTGCGTGTCCCAGGAAccggggcggccgcggctcccgagGTGTGCTTCCAgtccggggggcggggggggggggtgatgtgCGGCAGAGCCCCGGTGCTCCACCTGGCGTGGGGAGCGCTGCCTGCACGTAGCCAAACTTTACAGCTGAGATTCCTGGGAAAAGCTGCCCTCCTTGGGCACTGCTGGCCGCGTTCCTGCCGTGCCCACGGCCCACTGAGCAGGCCCGAAGTCCCTGTGTCCTGCCCGGTTATCTTGTTGCTGCGCGTGTGCCGTTTTCCAAGGAGAAAGCGAGCTGCATCTCATACTTCAGCAGTTTTGTTGTGATAAGCGTTTACAGCACTGACCTTGAGTACAGCCAGTACAACGGCACATTTTATTTGTTATATCGCCGCATTACAAGCACTGTGACGCAGGGGATCATAGATTCCCAGCCATAGCAAAGCCCTGGCGTCAGCCgcctctccccagctcctgcttcccctccatCTCTGCAGGCACATTTCCTGCCATGGTGAACGAGAGGCATAATGGCAACCTGCTTGTGCACCTGGGACCCAAACTGCAGGCCTACCCGGAGGAGCTGCTTCGGCAGCGGCGAGGCCACGACGGCCAGCCTGAGTACCTTATCCAGTGGAGTATTGTCAGCTTGGAAGAGAGAGCAGCGGGAGGCAGCAGTGCCTCCTCTGCAGAGACCAAGCCGGAGAACGTCTCCATGTGGATGTCTGCAGAAGAGGTCTGTGCCAGCTGCCCGGCGCTGCTGGGCAAGAGGAAGCTGGAAGGGcagtgggggaaggagaaggcagcCGGCCCCTTTGCTGCAGATGTGCCTCTGGACGAAGCCTCGCTGCTGGAGATGAAGGCCGATGTCAGGAGCCTGGTGCAGCGAGCTGGCCGTCAGATATCTGAGCCTGGGGCCCCCGAGTCCTCCATCCTCAATACCATCCACGTGCTGAGCGCGTACGCCAGCATTGGCTCGCTGGCAGGTGCCTTCAAGGAGACGGGAGCCCTCGACTTGCTGATGAGGATGCTGTGCCACAAGGAGAAGCAAATCCGCCGCAGTGCGGGCAAGATGCTGAGGGCCCTGGCTTCGCACGATGCAGGTGGGGGCTGCTACTGCTCGCTGCCActgaggaggtgctgctgggcagctgaGGGGTGCCAGCCCTTTTGTAGGTGTGGGATGCCCGGGAAGCGGTGTGTCCCGGGGCTTGTTGTCAAAAGGGGAAGAATCAGACTGGAGCTTCCAAGTGGCTCCTTGGTCATAGTCGTCTGGGGTGCTCTAAGGCTTGGGAGCCCTTTCCCTGGTGGCTTCCCGAGCTGGGATGCTGATTAACTGTTAGGAGGACTTATGCCAAGGGGCTTGGCAGAGTGTTGGGGTGCCTCTGCTGGACGCTGTCAGTTAGAAAGGCTTTGGCCTGTTTTTGGCAGGGAGCCTTTCCTCAGGCCCTGGTGGGCAGAGGCCTGGTCCTCACCCAGTCCTCTCGTTTGAGAGGAGCTGCCATGGCTTGGAAGTGCCTGATGAGGCTTGGGTGCACCGGGAAGGTTGCTAGCGGTGGCGTGTCCCACAGGAGATCTAGCTTTCCTTGACCTAGTGCCCAAGTTCACGTGGGTCTCcagtggggcaggtggggggctgATTCAgcttaaaacttaacttttttcttccctggaacCCTCTTCTGGAGTCAGTTATTTGGGGTTGCTGCTTTGGGGGAGTCTTGCAGCTTTAGGGGTGGAAAAATGCAGTGTTATTCAGTGGAGCAaaatgttgccagtccagattaAAGGACCGAACGTGGTTCTAGGTTACACTGAGCAGCGAAGCTGTTCCTTGCCTGCAAGTCTGTCTCACACAGGGAAGGTGGGGTGAGAGTTGTCTTCAGGGGACCCGAAACATTTCTGCTGTCATTGCAGGGAGCTGGGCCTATGTCCTGCTGTCCCTGAGCCAGCAGGATGGCATCGAGCAGCACATGGACTTCGACAGTCGCTACACCTTGCTGGAGCTGTTTGCTGAGACAACATCCTCTGAAGAGCACTGCATGTCCTTTGAGGGGATTCACCTTCCCCAGGTAGTGTCAGGCCCTGCCAGCCTGTGGGCTTTAGGGGTCAGGAGGGGTGAGAGTGGGGTGCCAGAGCTGGTGTCCTTGTTTGGGACAGGAGTGGGCAGCTGAGCAGGACTGGGTATTGGGAGAGCTGGCAGAGGATCTGGAGGTGGCTTTTGAGGCTGGGGGGTGGTGGAGAGGCACGTGGAGAGCCTTGTCTCTGAGCAGGGAGACGAGGGTGGGCTGAgaggtctctgctgctgcctgctgctccgGAGCTGTCACAGGAGCCTGGCGGTGGATGAGCTGGTGGCTtggagggagccgggggctggAGGTGTTCTGCAGGCTGGAGTCTGATGGCTGTGCTTGTTGCAGATCCCTGGGAAGCTACTGTTCATCCTGGTGAAGCGCTACCTGTGTGTCACTTCTCTCATGGACAAGCTCAGCAGTGGCGTGGAGCCGGGAAGGGAGCAGACGAACTGCGCTGTGCCCAGCCTGCTCACTGAGGAGACGAGCCGCGTGAAGCAGGAGTTTGAGTTCAGCATGGCTATGGCAAATCTCATCTTGGAGCTGGTGCACGTGATGGGCTGGGACCACAGCCAcaagccagagctgctgccccagcaggagctgcggCCCCGCACTGCCCAATCCATCTTCCAGCACAGGGCCACATCCTGCACCGCGGCTCAAGCAGCCCCCAGTCCCCCACCAAAAGAGCCCAGCATCTTCAAGACGCGCTCAGCCTTCCCCAGCCGCAGCAGCTACGTGGAGTACGTGCAGGCGAACCTGGTGCAGGGCATGCGGGTGCGGATGCTGGAGGACTACGAGCAGGTCAGCGCGGGTGACGAGGGTGACTTCCGCCAGAGCAACGACGGCACGCCGCCTGTGCAGGTATCCTCTGCTGGGAGGGCAAGGGCTGTCAAGGGGCCTGCCTGCGCTGTTGTGCTGTAGGAAGCGCGTAGCTTGTGTGGGAGTGGTGAGGTCAGTCTTGCCTTCTCTCAGCTGGGTGTGTGTTGGGCTCTCCTCTTCAGGTGTACTGGCAAGCCCTGGGCTGTACGTACTGGGTTCACTGGCACATGGTGGAGATCATTGGCCCTTCAGGGCAAGAGGAGCAGGAGGGCCAGGAGAAGGTGTCCACCCTAACATACAGCCACAAACTGGCAGCAGGTGAGCAGCCTGTCAGCTGGGCCTGCAgatttcctccccagcccctctgcagctggACGCTGGCACTGTGGGTTCTGCTGGTGCCGGGTGTCCGAGTGCGTTGCTGGTCCAGGCACGGGGGGAACAGGTTGGGGGAGCAGTGAGCTAGAGGTGTCTGTTTTGAGCgtgtgctttttctgttctaCAGCCCAAAGAGGTTCAAGTGAAGACGGTAATCCCCATCTCTAGAGCTTCTGGGGTCTCCTCCCAGCATGTTCCCCCAGTCTCGCTGCCCTCCTGtcacctccctttcccacagcaggctgtggggcagtgggGACCTCTTCTGCCCAGATGGTCCGCATGAGCTCTTTCCCTGGGGAACGTGGGGTGTGcggcagaggagggggggaatgGCAGAGCTGACAGTGCCCTtccttgctctgctctcctgcagttGCGCAGCCGTTTTTCTGCAAGCCCTTTGGAGGGCTGTACTCCCTGCCTTACCTGGGGGAGCAGCCGACCAAGGCTGCAGAGGCCCTGAGCCGTGCCGAGTGGTGGGAGCTGCTCTTCTTTGTGAAGAAGCTGGAAGCGCAGGAACAGAAAGAGATCACCTGCCTCATCCAGCAGGACCGGGGAGAGCAGGTATGGGCCAGAGCCTGCAGCGGGGAAACGAGAGGAGGGAGAACGTTAGGGAAGGGACCGGGCCTGGAGGAGGAGACGGCAAGTGTGAGCTGTGCAGGGGCAGAAATGGGTCTGAGCTGTGTGTGCAAGTGTGAGCTGTGCAGCCTGAGTGGGGCAGAAATGGGTCTGAAATGTGAGGGTGAGTGGGGGAGGGCAAAAGCGCggggagctgggcacagcaaAGGAGAGGTGGGAGGAAATGCAGCCTCCCATGACCCTGTAAGAGTGACTGTGTCCAGCAAGGTTTGGGTAGGCGAGCAAGCCCATGAGGTGATTTTGCCGGTCGCAGTTGGGTGGTGAATGCAGCTGGGAGGTCTGGGCTGGTGGTAGTTGGGTTGGGGACGGCCAGGGGAGGGTGGCACTGGTGAATGGCCCTGGGTGCCTCCGGCAGTGCAGGCTTTCTGTCTGTTCTGGCACTGGCTGTCACAAGGGGCTTGGGGTCTGTGGCACATCCGTGAGGGTTAACATGACCCCATCTGTCCAGCTGTCCGATGAAGAAGCCTTGATCCAGCAGTCGGTACCTGTGGAGCTGGCCCAGAAGGTGCTGGAGGTCTTGGAGAAGCGGTGCCAGGGCAGTGCTCAGCGTGACCTGCGCGGCTCCCACATCTACGCCAAATACTTCCTCAGTAAGGGGGCCGAGCAGGATGGCAGGGGGAGCACCGCAGTGTCCTCGGAGGGTGCTGTCTGCAAGAGCACTGTCTCTGAAGCCACAACAGCCAAGGCAGCAAAGGAAGACCTTTCTGCAGCCACAGTGCCTCTCCAAGCCCCCGCTGCCGCATCCAAGTCGGACTCCCAGCTGTTCAGCGAGCTCCTTGAGAGGGAAGGGCTGTTCTTCCCAGAGGTGACTGAGGAGCAGATCAAAGGTAAAGGCCTGCTGCGCGCTGGGGCACACGCACGGCGCTGGAGGCAGCTCTGTTGCCTCGAGGGAGGAAGGCTCTGGGCAGGGCATGGGAGGCCAGGTGCCCAGAGGTTGCCTGGGGAGGGGTCCTGTGGGTGCTGGGTTTGTGGGTGCATGGCACCCGGGAGTTGCTGGGGACGTTAGTGCTGCCCTGACGCCTgcgtccctgccttccccccaccaGTGTTGGGCAGCTCCGAGGGGACGAGCGAGAGGGGCTCGCTGGCCAAGATTGCAGCCATGGTGGACGTGATccggagcagcagcacagaggttGGGCTGCGTTTAGCCGGGCTCAAGCACATCATGAAGATCCTGGAGGAGGAGCCCGAGCAGCAAGTCGGCAAagcccagggcaggctggggaccaggagtgttggGTGAGCCATGGGGTGCTGCGCACCCCTCCTGCTGGCCGGGGAGGGCTGTGTCAGCAGGGTGGGGGACAGTACTGGAGGTGGGAGTGTGGGAGGTGGCGCTGGAGGTGTGAAGGCCGGGATATCCCTGTGTGCTCAGTAAGAAGGGAGGTGTATCTTGTGTCCGTTTGTCCCAGGCAGGCTCGTTCCTGGGGCTGAGCCAGCTGTGGTAGGGCCatgtgggcagggagagggtggcTGGCAGGGCCCGGGGTGCCGGCATGCCAGCGGCAGTGGCAGGAGGCTCCTCCTGAGGCGTCCTTTCCCATGcagggagaagctggtgaatgTGGCAGTGGAGCTGCTGAGCACCGAGGTGGCAGAGAAGGCCCTGGTGGTGGTGACGCTGCGGCTGCTGGCCGTGTTCATGGCGAAGTACGACTGTCGCGTGCCGTTTGCCACGGAGGGGGGTGTGCGGGCTGTGCTGGCCTGCATGCAGCAGCACGCCTCCTCCGCCCTGGTGCAGCAGGCTGGCCTGGCAGTGAGTGTGGCAGAGGGGATGCCGTgggcgggcgggcagggtgcAGGCTCACCCAGGTGTGGCGGaggcgcccgctgccctcctgACTGCTGTTGACCTTGCAGGCCCTGAAggtgctggtgggagctgtgtccagcgAGCCAGGAGGTGCCGGTGGGAAGCCCTTGCCCCTGAACCACGCCGACGCGCAGATGATGCGGGAGATCTTTGCCAGCATCGGCTCTGCCTCCAGCGAGGGCTCGGCAAGCCTGCTGagtgccatccctgctgccatgAGCACCATGCAGAGGGTCCCAGGGTAGGGGCAGAGTGAGGGCAGCgtctgggggcggggggaccctCTGCGTGGCGGGGGGTgggcaaggcaggcaggcaggcttgTAGGTGCAGGGGAGGCTCCGTGCTTGGGGAAGGAAAGCGTCTCCACATCGCTGTGTCCCTGCAGGGGCTCCTCAGGCGTGCAGAACGGCTTGCTGGTGGTGAACATGCTGATGGACAGCCACCGGGGCCTGGCGGAGCAGCTGGTGAGCTGCGATCTCCCCacggtgctgcagagctgctggtgggacgGGCAGAGCACCGTCTGCCCTCACGCGATGCTGGCCCTCAGCGCCATCAACCGCCTCACGGAGCACCGGCTACCCCTGGGCCCGGAGATGGCAGGTAGCGTGCCACCCGCACCCGCTGCCATGCCACGGCGAGTGCCTGGGCTGGGCCCATATGTCTTTGTCATGGCAGGCAGAGAGGCCCCGCTGGACCTGAGGGACATGCGGAGGCTTCTGGGCGGCCTGGGGGAGGGCACCTTGTCCAAGGATGTGGTGGTGGCCCTGGAGCGGCAGCTCTGCAGTGAAGGCCCCGTCCCCTCTGGCGAGGtggcccagctgctgcaggaccccCGGTGCTTCAGGCTGCTGCTGCGCAGCTTTGAGCTGCTGGGGGCGGAGAAGGCCGTGAGCCTGAGCATCCTCAGGTGGGTCCAGGGGGATtgggtgggggtctggggccTCTGCAGCAGGTGTGTGAgtgctggtggtgatggtggggggaCGTGGCGCACGTTTGTGGGTCCTGGTGGGGCTGTTCTTCACcagaggcagggagaggtgcACCCCAGCACGTATCAGCAGGTGCTGGTCGGTGTGTCCGGGGGTGCAGGGCCAGGGGGGACAGAGCATCACGtgcctgggtggtggtggggtttagAGGTGCCTGTGGAGCCTTGGCTCCCAGTCCCTGCGGGGTGCTGGCCATCCCAGTggggcagggaagcagggctgcCTCCGGCAGCGCTGTCTGTGTGCCCTGGTCTGAGCGGGCTCCCTCTGTCACGCAGGATCCTGAACAAGTTCCTGGACGGTTACCAGGAGGATGTGCTGCCCTGGCACGAGTGTGTGGAGCCCTGTTTGTCCTCCCTGAGTGCCCACAGCAGCGAGCGGGAGGTGAGGGGGAGCCGAGGTGCTGGGAGAGGTGGGCAGCGGCTGTCCCCTCTGTGGCCGTGGCCGCATCCCGGTGGCTGGCGTGCCCGGCCGGGCCCTCGTGGGCGCTGCTGCGGTGTCGGGGTGGAGGGGATGGAGCGCTGCAGCATCCCACTGCTGGGGCCTGGGTTCCTGGCGCTGGCCCGGCCACTCACGGCTGCTTGCTCAGCAGGTGGTGCAGGAGGTCGTTGGCTTCCTGCACCGCCTGGCCACTGCCAGCAAGGACTGCGCGGTGGTGATGTGCCGCCTGGGCACCCGCGAGGCTCTGGCCAAAGCCCTGGACAAGCACAGCACGGCCCCGTCGCTGGCGCCAGCCCTGCTCGACCTGGTGATTGACTGTGAGAAGTACGCCACTCTCTACAAGAAGCTGACGACCAGCATCTTGGctggctgcatccaggtgggccTGGGGAGGTCCGGCTGCTCTGCGGCCCTGGGTCCTGGGGCTGTGCAGCTGTCCCCGTCACCGAGGGACAGccttctgctctctgcctgccgCAGCCCTGTGGTGGGCGAGGGGAGGAGGATCCAGGGCCCCCAgtaagagcctcgccccatcccaTAGCTGGTCCTGGGGCAGATTGAGGAGCACCGCCGGAGCCACCGGCCCATCAGCATCCCCTTCTTTGATGTCTTTCTGCACAACCTGTGCCGAGGTGagtgtggggagcaggagctggacgCCAGTGCTTGGCGTGTGCCGTCCTGGCAGCTGGCGGCTCCACGTGCTCTCCCCACAGGCTCCAGCGTGGAGGTGAAGGAGGACAAGTGCTGGGAGAAGGTGCAGGTCTcctccaacccccaccgtgccaGCAAGCTCACGGACAGGAACCCCAAGACCTACTGGGAGTCGAACGGCAGCACCGGCTCCCACTTCATCACTGTCCACATGCAGTGTGGTGTGGTGATCAGGTGGGGCTGGGCCAGGAGGGCCGGGGGCCTTggggccaggagggctgggggctgcgcagggaggagagggctgtgGGGATCTGTGCGGGCTCTGTCCCGGTGGTCGCCGTCCTGGGGGTTGCTGGGCGTGGGCAGCAGcgcatggggctggcaggggccagggcagggaggtggggactGCTGGGCAGCGGCGTGTTTGCTGCGCTGCAGGGAGATGAGCATGCTGGTGGCCAGCGAGGACTCCAGCTACATGCCGGCCCGTGTCGTGGTGCTGGGGGGAGACAGCCCTGCCGCCATCAGAACTGAGCTCAACGCGGTGAGTCTCGTAGGGGCTGCTCAGGCCATGGGGCCCCGCGGGAGCGGTGGGCTGGTCCGTGCCGTGTCCCGTGAAGGTCTCACCTTGGTGTGGGGCCCTGGGAGGTGCCccccggggaggtggggatggcaggagctgtgctgtggGAGCCTCCTCCTGGCTGTAGGCAGCGGGTGCTGGAGACGTGGGCacgggcagccctgcagcccggTCTGCGGCAGGCTGGTGTGCTGGGGCTGTGAGCCAGGAGCGGGGCCCTGGCGGGGGGTGCCCTGTGACTtcgtgggggctgctgggggggacagAGGCCGTGGCTCTAGCGGGGGTGGCCAGGGGAGCATGCAGGGTGTCTGGCGCTCGCTGCCTGGCATGCTGAGGGCTCGCTGTCTGCTTGCAGGTGACCGTCCTGCCCTCGGACAGCAGAGTGATCCTGCTGGAGAACATGACCCGCTTCTGGCCCGTCATCCAGATCCGGGTGAAGCGGTGCCAGCAGGtaggggagcaggggctgggccaGGGCTGGCAGTGTGGGGCGCCAGGGCTGTGCCTGAGGAGCTGAGTGTCGCGCTCTCCCGTAGGGCGGCATTGACACACGTGTGCGTGGCATCGAGGTGCTGGGTCCCAAGCCCACTTTCTGGCCCATCTTCAAGGAGCAACTGTGCCGGCGGACGTTCCTCTCCTGCACTGCTCGGGCTCATGCCTGGTGCCAGGAGATCTGCCGGGACcgggggcagctgctgcagctctttgGCAGGTGAGTTGTCTCCTGGCCGCGCCATCGCGTCCCTGGTGTGCCAGGGCCTGGGTGAAGGGTGATGGGGGGACTGCAGGGCCAGGAGAGGAGCAGCCGGGTGTCCTGCCTGGACAAGGAGGGGCCCTCACTCCTCCCTGGCCACCAGCGGTCCCGGAGGGCCAGGGCCACCTTGGGGTCCCCCAGGTTTAAGCTGGGCATGTGGGCGCACAGGTAACCCACTAGAGAGGCGCCCTGCAGGGGACTGTACGTCCTGACCCGGCAGAGGTTGGTCAGGCACAGGTGGGATCTCGCGGCCGCAGGTGCCGCACAGCCCCCTAGTTTCTCGGGGGCAGGGGAGGGCCCCAAGGCCCAATGCGGGCAGGGCCCATGGCAGTGAGGGGCCCCGGCTGCTGGGGGCGAGTGGGGCTGCGGAGCCCCAAGGGGCTGGCAAGCGGCAGGGCAGGGAGCGACCGCTGCGCTCTGCTTTCCTGGGGGAGCCCCCAGGCCGTTGTGTGCCCGGCAGCACCGCGTGCTGCCCGCTCGCTGTTGCAGGCTGAACCGGGCGCTGCGGCACGAGCAGGGCTTCGCCGACCGCTTCCTCCCTGACGACGAGGCGGCCCGGGCCTTGGGCAGGACGT containing:
- the LOC134512554 gene encoding cullin-9-like isoform X1 — its product is MVNERHNGNLLVHLGPKLQAYPEELLRQRRGHDGQPEYLIQWSIVSLEERAAGGSSASSAETKPENVSMWMSAEEVCASCPALLGKRKLEGQWGKEKAAGPFAADVPLDEASLLEMKADVRSLVQRAGRQISEPGAPESSILNTIHVLSAYASIGSLAGAFKETGALDLLMRMLCHKEKQIRRSAGKMLRALASHDAGSWAYVLLSLSQQDGIEQHMDFDSRYTLLELFAETTSSEEHCMSFEGIHLPQIPGKLLFILVKRYLCVTSLMDKLSSGVEPGREQTNCAVPSLLTEETSRVKQEFEFSMAMANLILELVHVMGWDHSHKPELLPQQELRPRTAQSIFQHRATSCTAAQAAPSPPPKEPSIFKTRSAFPSRSSYVEYVQANLVQGMRVRMLEDYEQVSAGDEGDFRQSNDGTPPVQVYWQALGCTYWVHWHMVEIIGPSGQEEQEGQEKVSTLTYSHKLAAVAQPFFCKPFGGLYSLPYLGEQPTKAAEALSRAEWWELLFFVKKLEAQEQKEITCLIQQDRGEQLSDEEALIQQSVPVELAQKVLEVLEKRCQGSAQRDLRGSHIYAKYFLSKGAEQDGRGSTAVSSEGAVCKSTVSEATTAKAAKEDLSAATVPLQAPAAASKSDSQLFSELLEREGLFFPEVTEEQIKVLGSSEGTSERGSLAKIAAMVDVIRSSSTEVGLRLAGLKHIMKILEEEPEQQVGKAQGRLGTRSVGEKLVNVAVELLSTEVAEKALVVVTLRLLAVFMAKYDCRVPFATEGGVRAVLACMQQHASSALVQQAGLAALKVLVGAVSSEPGGAGGKPLPLNHADAQMMREIFASIGSASSEGSASLLSAIPAAMSTMQRVPGGSSGVQNGLLVVNMLMDSHRGLAEQLVSCDLPTVLQSCWWDGQSTVCPHAMLALSAINRLTEHRLPLGPEMAGREAPLDLRDMRRLLGGLGEGTLSKDVVVALERQLCSEGPVPSGEVAQLLQDPRCFRLLLRSFELLGAEKAVSLSILRILNKFLDGYQEDVLPWHECVEPCLSSLSAHSSEREQVVQEVVGFLHRLATASKDCAVVMCRLGTREALAKALDKHSTAPSLAPALLDLVIDCEKYATLYKKLTTSILAGCIQLVLGQIEEHRRSHRPISIPFFDVFLHNLCRGSSVEVKEDKCWEKVQVSSNPHRASKLTDRNPKTYWESNGSTGSHFITVHMQCGVVIREMSMLVASEDSSYMPARVVVLGGDSPAAIRTELNAVTVLPSDSRVILLENMTRFWPVIQIRVKRCQQGGIDTRVRGIEVLGPKPTFWPIFKEQLCRRTFLSCTARAHAWCQEICRDRGQLLQLFGRLNRALRHEQGFADRFLPDDEAARALGRTCWEALVNPLVQSITSPDPHGISPLAWLLSEYLESVEPPSRGAAFGSRVRRLTQLLVHVDPGSPEPEEARAAGGKEGKNKEVPARAAKAAVEKSSGLWGISQCWRGVVQQQVQRFLEAAGQAPDLVERYCGLYQRLRGATEELFGQQAAFVLALGQGFAGALLQLPFLTALHVSEQFARYLDGQIQELHGAVGSAGPLHRLQQILEPFVVFSDLELAHTFEHFYRHYLGDRLLAQGPSWLEGAIVEQIGLCFPSRFPQEMLSNLAESEELQQQFYLFQLQEQDKRLLELDTGLDEALGTASVEDVPEVKVLALSPRCWPVSPLCYMDEPGRFFSAALSAPLDEFAEFCRRSQGQLGWECTKPRRLQWTWLGHAELQFGDCVLQVSTLQMYILLCFNSAEEVAVEALVQATGLPADLVHHALTPLTHGEGILVWRCPPGAPGVLQLNQTALACASGRHLRLLPRQRYLQAERAEVSALERKRNVLCCLITRILKVEKQLHIDNLVFRVIDACQKGELGPGLQFPSFCCHSVDVLSCILHLLNQGYLRRQEERPHVLEYISAEPTTPPTSQVQPQVAFQTVEIKTAASPASAERRQTFSTFR
- the LOC134512554 gene encoding cullin-9-like isoform X2, producing the protein MVNERHNGNLLVHLGPKLQAYPEELLRQRRGHDGQPEYLIQWSIVSLEERAAGGSSASSAETKPENVSMWMSAEEVCASCPALLGKRKLEGQWGKEKAAGPFAADVPLDEASLLEMKADVRSLVQRAGRQISEPGAPESSILNTIHVLSAYASIGSLAGAFKETGALDLLMRMLCHKEKQIRRSAGKMLRALASHDAGSWAYVLLSLSQQDGIEQHMDFDSRYTLLELFAETTSSEEHCMSFEGIHLPQIPGKLLFILVKRYLCVTSLMDKLSSGVEPGREQTNCAVPSLLTEETSRVKQEFEFSMAMANLILELVHVMGWDHSHKPELLPQQELRPRTAQSIFQHRATSCTAAQAAPSPPPKEPSIFKTRSAFPSRSSYVEYVQANLVQGMRVRMLEDYEQVSAGDEGDFRQSNDGTPPVQVYWQALGCTYWVHWHMVEIIGPSGQEEQEGQEKVSTLTYSHKLAAVAQPFFCKPFGGLYSLPYLGEQPTKAAEALSRAEWWELLFFVKKLEAQEQKEITCLIQQDRGEQLSDEEALIQQSVPVELAQKVLEVLEKRCQGSAQRDLRGSHIYAKYFLSKGAEQDGRGSTAVSSEGAVCKSTVSEATTAKAAKEDLSAATVPLQAPAAASKSDSQLFSELLEREGLFFPEVTEEQIKVLGSSEGTSERGSLAKIAAMVDVIRSSSTEVGLRLAGLKHIMKILEEEPEQQVGKAQGRLGTRSVGEKLVNVAVELLSTEVAEKALVVVTLRLLAVFMAKYDCRVPFATEGGVRAVLACMQQHASSALVQQAGLAALKVLVGAVSSEPGGAGGKPLPLNHADAQMMREIFASIGSASSEGSASLLSAIPAAMSTMQRVPGGSSGVQNGLLVVNMLMDSHRGLAEQLVSCDLPTVLQSCWWDGQSTVCPHAMLALSAINRLTEHRLPLGPEMAGREAPLDLRDMRRLLGGLGEGTLSKDVVVALERQLCSEGPVPSGEVAQLLQDPRCFRLLLRSFELLGAEKAVSLSILRILNKFLDGYQEDVLPWHECVEPCLSSLSAHSSEREVVQEVVGFLHRLATASKDCAVVMCRLGTREALAKALDKHSTAPSLAPALLDLVIDCEKYATLYKKLTTSILAGCIQLVLGQIEEHRRSHRPISIPFFDVFLHNLCRGSSVEVKEDKCWEKVQVSSNPHRASKLTDRNPKTYWESNGSTGSHFITVHMQCGVVIREMSMLVASEDSSYMPARVVVLGGDSPAAIRTELNAVTVLPSDSRVILLENMTRFWPVIQIRVKRCQQGGIDTRVRGIEVLGPKPTFWPIFKEQLCRRTFLSCTARAHAWCQEICRDRGQLLQLFGRLNRALRHEQGFADRFLPDDEAARALGRTCWEALVNPLVQSITSPDPHGISPLAWLLSEYLESVEPPSRGAAFGSRVRRLTQLLVHVDPGSPEPEEARAAGGKEGKNKEVPARAAKAAVEKSSGLWGISQCWRGVVQQQVQRFLEAAGQAPDLVERYCGLYQRLRGATEELFGQQAAFVLALGQGFAGALLQLPFLTALHVSEQFARYLDGQIQELHGAVGSAGPLHRLQQILEPFVVFSDLELAHTFEHFYRHYLGDRLLAQGPSWLEGAIVEQIGLCFPSRFPQEMLSNLAESEELQQQFYLFQLQEQDKRLLELDTGLDEALGTASVEDVPEVKVLALSPRCWPVSPLCYMDEPGRFFSAALSAPLDEFAEFCRRSQGQLGWECTKPRRLQWTWLGHAELQFGDCVLQVSTLQMYILLCFNSAEEVAVEALVQATGLPADLVHHALTPLTHGEGILVWRCPPGAPGVLQLNQTALACASGRHLRLLPRQRYLQAERAEVSALERKRNVLCCLITRILKVEKQLHIDNLVFRVIDACQKGELGPGLQFPSFCCHSVDVLSCILHLLNQGYLRRQEERPHVLEYISAEPTTPPTSQVQPQVAFQTVEIKTAASPASAERRQTFSTFR